The Arachis hypogaea cultivar Tifrunner chromosome 19, arahy.Tifrunner.gnm2.J5K5, whole genome shotgun sequence genome has a window encoding:
- the LOC140182249 gene encoding uncharacterized protein, whose amino-acid sequence MPTPRSDGLRAQRSPRGVLRSPHRVQSPSKEAHPSRILLAVDDGRLEGWGVDLLGPFPVGPGQVKYLIVAVDYYTKWIEAEPLATISSSNCRKFMWRQRFSSVEHPQTNGQIESANKVILLGLKKRLDSKKEAWADELASVLWSYRTTEQSATGETPFRLTYGVDAMIPVEIGEPSPRVLLKGVEEAVEKDLVDETREKAHLSEVALKQRMALRYNTKVLKENLSRTNSSCGAMTSARRPREKANWEGPYKIKEVIGNDAYKLEKLDGREVPRTWNTGNLRRFYP is encoded by the exons ATGCCTACACCCCGATCAGACGGACTACGTGCTCAGAGAAGTCCACGAGGGGTGCTGCGGTCACCACATCGCGTtcaaagccctagcaaggaagctcatccgagccGGATATTATTGGCTGTCGATGATGGAAGACTCGAAGGG TGGGGAGTCGACCTTCTGGGACCCTTCCCAGTTGGCccagggcaagtcaaatacctcatagtcgcCGTTGACtattacaccaaatggatagaggccgaaCCGCTGGCCACCATCTCCTCGTCCAATTGcagaaagttcatgtggaggcag AGATTCtcctcggtagaacacccccagaCAAACGGACAAATCGAGTCCGCAAACAAGGTCATCTTACTTGGCCTCAAGAAGCGACTAGACAGCAAGAAAGAAGCATGGGCTGACGAGCTCGCCTCAGTCCTCTGGTCCTACCGTACAACCGAGCAGTCAGCAACAGGAGAAACCCCTTTTCGCCTGACATACGGGGTAGACGCCATGATACCCGTAGAGATCGGCGAACCGAGCCCACGGGTACTTCTCAAGGGGGTTGAGGAAGCAGTAGAGAAGGACCTAGTAGATGAGACCAGGGAGAAGGCCCACCTGTCAGAAGTAGCACTAAAACAAAGAATGGCCCTGCGCTACAACACCAAGGTTCTCAAAGAGAATTTGAGCAGAACGAACTCGTCCTGCGGTGCAATGACATCGGCCCGCCGACCCAGGGAGAaggcaaactgggaaggcccctacaagATCAAAGAAGTGATTGGCAACGACGCCTACAAATTGGAGAAGCTCGATGGAAGGGAGGTCCCGAGAACTTGGAATACGGGGAACCTGAGAAGGTTCTACCCTTAG